From a region of the Salinispira pacifica genome:
- a CDS encoding PTS sugar transporter subunit IIA translates to MIEGLNKTLIQIGSEAKNKKELLSEIAKLAAGAPQLDSVDEETILTSLKEREKLVSTGLEKGIAIPHCSFEGVEDFAVGLIVIPEGIEFEALDGKPSKLVFFIVGPSRQRNRHIKILSSISQLAKDQGLNRRLVSAGTPDEIVGILEEAGDLKQKGAKSVPDFSSRESVNMCQFTIHVQLEDLFQDVLEILSGEVEGSVSVLEGDRATSYLHRLPLFSSFWNDDSRGFSRLIVAVMDKRYMNHVIRQINMIRPEDGEGILVSVQDVIYCDGAIDF, encoded by the coding sequence ATGATTGAGGGATTAAACAAAACCTTAATACAAATCGGCAGCGAAGCAAAAAATAAGAAAGAACTGCTCTCGGAAATCGCGAAATTGGCAGCGGGAGCTCCTCAGCTGGATTCAGTAGATGAAGAAACGATCCTCACGTCTCTGAAGGAGCGGGAAAAACTTGTTTCCACCGGCCTGGAAAAAGGGATTGCCATACCCCACTGCAGTTTTGAAGGGGTTGAGGACTTCGCCGTAGGTCTTATTGTCATACCTGAGGGCATCGAGTTTGAGGCCCTGGACGGTAAACCCAGTAAGCTGGTGTTTTTCATCGTAGGTCCATCCCGGCAGCGAAACCGGCACATAAAAATTCTTTCTTCAATCAGTCAGCTTGCCAAGGATCAGGGACTTAACCGGCGGCTTGTTTCTGCGGGGACTCCGGATGAAATCGTGGGAATCCTTGAAGAAGCCGGCGATCTCAAGCAGAAGGGGGCTAAATCAGTCCCGGATTTCTCTTCCCGGGAATCGGTGAATATGTGCCAGTTTACCATTCATGTTCAGCTTGAAGACCTTTTTCAGGATGTGCTGGAAATATTGTCCGGTGAAGTAGAAGGTTCGGTGAGCGTCCTTGAGGGCGACAGAGCAACCAGTTATCTGCATCGCCTTCCCCTCTTCTCTTCATTCTGGAACGATGACAGCCGGGGGTTCAGTCGGCTTATTGTCGCGGTGATGGATAAACGGTACATGAATCATGTCATTCGGCAGATCAACATGATCCGCCCGGAAGACGGTGAAGGTATTCTGGTAAGCGTACAGGATGTTATTTACTGTGACGGCGCAATAGATTTCTAG
- a CDS encoding YkgJ family cysteine cluster protein — translation MKPDDVLKNLPSKAGARDKEFRKTLKQLQKMRSGEAEILISSSDNRVFQSIDCLECGNCCRTLGPRLIQRDIQRLAKTCNLSQAAFINTYLTKDEDGDWVFQNMPCPFLGEDNFCSVYSQRPRACADYPHTHGRQIRSKLGELRKNAAVCPGVYLIMDELTEQL, via the coding sequence ATGAAACCGGACGATGTATTGAAAAATCTCCCCTCCAAAGCCGGAGCCAGAGACAAGGAATTCAGAAAAACCCTCAAACAGCTTCAGAAAATGCGCTCGGGGGAAGCGGAAATACTGATCAGCAGCAGTGATAACCGGGTTTTTCAAAGCATTGACTGTCTGGAATGCGGTAACTGCTGCAGAACTTTGGGCCCCAGGCTGATACAGCGGGATATACAACGGCTGGCAAAAACCTGTAATCTCAGCCAGGCCGCATTTATCAATACATATTTAACGAAAGACGAAGACGGCGATTGGGTGTTTCAGAATATGCCCTGTCCGTTTCTCGGAGAGGATAATTTCTGCTCGGTGTATTCCCAGAGGCCCAGGGCATGTGCCGACTACCCTCATACACATGGACGCCAAATCCGTTCCAAGCTGGGGGAGCTGAGAAAAAACGCCGCCGTCTGCCCCGGGGTGTACCTCATCATGGATGAGCTCACAGAACAGTTGTAA
- a CDS encoding 1-acyl-sn-glycerol-3-phosphate acyltransferase, giving the protein MRSKKIFFGTNHSKRVQLTRALITSLVAGAGDYGVLFISMEFLGLPLIAAGSMGMVLGLSISYFSSKIWIFPPVPDEYFKLEISLFISIAIAGMGIHTLILMGGNRWPELHYVVIKSIAVGSMFLWNFSMRRLANSLIRAHYRSRRKTRGKHQPPKGRKPFAVDYPRYRFRRKFSRLLLRTLLPLVFRLDISGDGNTDLQGPLIVAGNHSGFIEVLLMIAYGPKQLELMGAGDVPMEPKFRVFTRLYSFIPVNRGNVDRAAMEKALAVLKQDGFLGIFPEGGIWQSHKSKAQKGVSWIAMNSGAPVLPVSFGGLQNISEALRHFRRPALSITFGNVIPAPPAAHPRGRRFSMQEHAETIMTKIIEGIPLQHREALAAPEQERWRLQIFREGSEEDLSDAIPHREALARLLFTPVLLKTFAVNLKRNVTPLMNLKDSHRGHDLSRAASEILDYLRENPHFFHYRFGNSTALSIRRALEQLRELGRVEEHRLLRIRGEYSCLRPAQHPDRNTAQEKHEYVEYL; this is encoded by the coding sequence ATGAGAAGTAAAAAAATCTTTTTCGGCACCAATCACTCTAAACGTGTACAACTCACCCGTGCCCTGATCACATCCCTGGTCGCAGGGGCTGGGGATTACGGGGTACTGTTTATATCAATGGAATTTCTCGGTCTCCCGCTGATCGCAGCTGGAAGCATGGGAATGGTTCTCGGTCTGAGCATCAGCTATTTCAGCAGTAAAATCTGGATATTTCCTCCGGTACCGGATGAGTATTTCAAGCTGGAGATATCCCTGTTTATCTCCATAGCCATAGCAGGAATGGGTATTCATACGTTGATCCTCATGGGCGGAAACCGCTGGCCCGAACTTCATTATGTGGTAATCAAGTCCATTGCCGTGGGATCCATGTTTTTATGGAACTTCAGCATGCGGAGACTCGCCAACAGTTTGATCAGAGCACATTACCGCTCCCGCCGGAAAACCCGGGGAAAACACCAGCCCCCCAAGGGCAGGAAGCCGTTTGCCGTGGATTATCCGCGTTACCGCTTCCGGAGAAAATTCAGCAGGCTGCTTCTCCGGACATTGCTCCCTCTGGTTTTCCGACTGGATATCAGCGGTGACGGGAACACAGATCTTCAGGGACCATTGATTGTTGCAGGCAACCACAGCGGTTTCATTGAGGTGCTGCTTATGATTGCCTACGGACCGAAGCAGCTGGAATTGATGGGTGCGGGAGATGTACCCATGGAACCGAAATTCAGAGTGTTCACCCGTTTATACAGTTTCATACCGGTAAACCGTGGAAATGTGGACCGCGCGGCCATGGAAAAGGCTCTGGCGGTCCTGAAGCAGGACGGATTTCTGGGAATCTTCCCGGAAGGCGGCATCTGGCAGTCTCACAAAAGCAAAGCACAGAAAGGGGTATCCTGGATCGCAATGAACTCCGGTGCACCGGTGCTTCCGGTGAGCTTCGGCGGTCTGCAGAACATATCCGAAGCCCTGAGACATTTCCGCAGACCGGCGCTGAGCATCACCTTTGGTAATGTCATCCCCGCTCCCCCTGCAGCCCATCCCCGGGGTCGGCGCTTCAGCATGCAGGAACATGCCGAAACAATCATGACCAAAATCATAGAAGGAATACCGCTCCAGCACCGGGAGGCGCTGGCAGCACCGGAACAGGAGCGCTGGCGGCTCCAAATTTTCAGAGAGGGCTCGGAAGAGGATCTCAGCGACGCAATACCTCACAGAGAAGCCCTTGCACGGCTGCTTTTCACACCGGTTCTGCTGAAAACCTTCGCTGTGAATCTGAAACGGAATGTGACCCCTTTGATGAATCTAAAAGACTCTCACAGGGGGCATGATCTCTCCCGGGCTGCAAGTGAGATTCTTGACTATCTCAGGGAGAACCCTCATTTCTTTCACTACCGTTTCGGCAATAGTACGGCTCTGTCAATCCGCCGGGCATTGGAACAGCTGCGGGAACTGGGCAGGGTGGAGGAACACCGCCTGCTGCGGATCCGGGGTGAATACAGCTGCCTGCGCCCCGCACAACATCCGGACCGGAACACTGCACAGGAAAAGCATGAATATGTGGAGTATCTATGA
- a CDS encoding glutamine amidotransferase-related protein — MIDVFRHVKFEDLGSFAAVLERLQIDFRYIDVPVLKDTDWSALDPLSRRPLIVLGGPMSVHDQTEYPWLVSETEFLGRRIAEGLPTLGICLGAQLIAKAAGARVYPGDVPEIGWAGVTFTGQAAAYGLSVPGAGNSADVLHWHGETFDLPDGGVLLAFNERYSHQAFALTPKILGLQFHLEADYPDLEHWFSGHALEISLTPGVDAALLRDESREKCPALKAWSTAFFTHWLDQCGLL; from the coding sequence ATGATCGATGTATTCAGGCATGTGAAATTTGAAGATCTGGGAAGTTTTGCCGCTGTTCTGGAGCGGCTTCAGATTGATTTCAGGTATATTGATGTTCCTGTTCTGAAAGACACGGATTGGTCAGCCCTGGATCCCCTTTCCCGGCGGCCGTTGATTGTCCTGGGCGGTCCTATGAGCGTACATGACCAGACAGAGTATCCCTGGCTGGTCAGTGAAACAGAATTTCTCGGCAGGCGGATAGCAGAAGGATTGCCGACCCTGGGCATCTGTCTGGGAGCACAGTTAATTGCAAAAGCGGCCGGAGCCCGGGTGTATCCCGGCGATGTGCCGGAAATCGGCTGGGCTGGGGTGACCTTCACCGGGCAGGCCGCAGCCTACGGACTTTCGGTTCCCGGTGCCGGGAATTCCGCGGATGTCCTGCATTGGCATGGCGAGACCTTCGATCTTCCGGACGGAGGAGTGCTGCTGGCCTTTAACGAGCGGTATTCGCATCAGGCATTTGCATTGACTCCGAAAATTCTGGGACTGCAGTTTCACCTGGAAGCGGATTATCCGGACCTGGAACACTGGTTCTCAGGGCATGCCCTGGAAATTTCCCTTACACCGGGTGTGGATGCAGCATTGCTGAGGGATGAGTCCCGGGAGAAATGCCCTGCTTTAAAGGCGTGGTCCACGGCATTTTTCACACACTGGCTGGATCAATGCGGTCTGCTGTGA
- a CDS encoding AMP-binding enzyme, producing MKESLPLNPLTQLTKDDLQRFIRDFVSYHLSALRGGSAPDFSEEDHTRRFSEAPFFMDSLELVTLTGMICDSFFVQETGLEDLFLARPSIEQWSELLLKSLGVYHDSMRFFSSGSQGKPAAARHRGEDLGLELEHLSELITRQTTPGRIVSMVPSNHIYGSIFTLFLPKKLGVPMERHNDISGKLRKGDVIIAIPTWIAQWRSRAISLPEDVLVVSSTAPLDDELSHWLNHRNAAFLEIYGSSETAGVAYRNTPGSLFTLFPYWKRISESIIQRDHSSETYDLPDHIQWQDSRHFTPSGRKDRLVQINGINVNPEQIAEKFRSHPDVKDAAVRSFQTSVGSRLKIFIRTLSENPDLEASLRDWASRQLPPHQRPARYTFGSQMPKNSMNKQTDWE from the coding sequence ATGAAAGAATCTTTACCTTTGAATCCCCTGACACAGCTTACCAAGGATGATCTTCAGCGCTTCATACGGGATTTTGTGTCCTATCATCTGAGTGCTCTCAGAGGCGGGAGCGCTCCGGATTTTTCGGAAGAAGATCACACCCGCCGCTTTTCCGAAGCACCATTTTTCATGGACTCACTTGAACTGGTTACCCTCACAGGAATGATCTGTGACAGTTTTTTTGTTCAGGAGACAGGTCTGGAGGATCTCTTTCTTGCCAGACCTTCCATTGAACAGTGGAGCGAACTCCTGCTGAAGAGCCTCGGTGTGTATCATGACTCAATGAGGTTTTTCTCTTCAGGATCCCAGGGAAAACCTGCAGCCGCCCGGCACCGGGGCGAAGACCTTGGACTTGAATTGGAACATTTGTCCGAACTGATCACCCGGCAGACCACTCCCGGACGTATTGTTTCCATGGTTCCTTCCAACCACATCTACGGAAGCATTTTCACCCTGTTTCTTCCCAAAAAACTCGGTGTACCGATGGAACGGCACAATGACATCTCCGGCAAGCTGAGAAAGGGGGATGTGATTATTGCCATCCCGACCTGGATCGCCCAATGGCGCTCCCGGGCTATTTCCTTACCCGAGGACGTTCTGGTAGTGTCCTCCACTGCGCCCCTGGATGATGAACTATCCCACTGGCTGAACCATCGCAATGCTGCATTTCTGGAAATATACGGTTCGTCCGAAACCGCCGGTGTAGCCTATCGCAACACTCCCGGAAGCCTGTTCACACTTTTTCCATACTGGAAACGGATCTCCGAGAGCATAATTCAAAGGGATCACTCATCAGAAACGTATGACCTCCCGGATCATATTCAATGGCAGGATTCCCGGCATTTTACACCGTCAGGAAGGAAGGATCGGTTGGTACAAATTAACGGAATAAACGTGAACCCAGAGCAGATTGCAGAGAAGTTCCGCAGTCATCCGGATGTTAAGGATGCCGCAGTACGAAGCTTCCAGACCTCAGTGGGTTCGCGATTAAAGATTTTTATTCGAACACTAAGTGAAAACCCTGACCTTGAAGCCTCACTCAGAGACTGGGCATCCCGGCAGCTCCCCCCCCATCAGCGGCCTGCACGCTATACTTTTGGTTCTCAAATGCCAAAAAACTCTATGAACAAGCAGACAGATTGGGAATAG
- a CDS encoding transporter substrate-binding domain-containing protein, protein MDISRLIRRMPAVLLVLLISSAAVFAGPQAEGGSQDVLMQRIEDGKTIRIGFANEVPWAYPGDNQDPLGFVNQITLDILESMGYTNIEPVVTEWGGLIPGLKANRFDIITGGMYILPSRAENINFSEPIGVFGESFIVPAGNPEGIESYDDIRESGVTMVTGSGYSSVEHAKTVGIPDENVITVPGNSEILAAVRSGRAYAGAGTYFSSLYLAEESNGDVEVTDPRKNPDWTFNWAGIGFRKSDTEFLQAFNEALAEYMGSPEMMENVAEYGYTESQLPGDITTEEVVQRLE, encoded by the coding sequence ATGGATATCTCAAGACTGATCAGACGTATGCCTGCAGTGCTGTTGGTTCTGCTAATTTCCTCAGCTGCAGTTTTTGCCGGGCCACAAGCTGAAGGCGGCTCTCAGGATGTTCTCATGCAGAGAATAGAGGACGGAAAAACCATCCGTATCGGATTTGCCAACGAAGTACCCTGGGCCTACCCCGGCGACAATCAGGATCCCCTGGGTTTTGTAAACCAGATAACCCTGGATATTCTGGAGAGCATGGGATACACCAATATTGAACCGGTTGTTACCGAATGGGGCGGTCTCATCCCCGGATTGAAAGCCAACAGATTCGACATTATTACCGGCGGTATGTACATCCTTCCCAGCCGTGCAGAGAACATTAACTTCTCCGAACCCATTGGTGTTTTCGGTGAAAGCTTTATCGTTCCCGCTGGAAATCCCGAGGGCATTGAAAGCTATGATGATATCCGGGAAAGCGGTGTTACCATGGTAACCGGTTCAGGGTACAGCAGCGTGGAGCATGCAAAAACCGTGGGAATCCCAGATGAAAATGTAATCACCGTCCCCGGCAACTCAGAAATTCTCGCCGCGGTGCGCTCAGGGCGGGCATACGCCGGAGCAGGAACCTACTTCAGCTCCCTGTATCTTGCAGAAGAAAGCAATGGAGATGTGGAAGTTACCGATCCCCGCAAGAATCCCGACTGGACCTTTAATTGGGCCGGTATCGGTTTCCGGAAATCTGATACGGAATTCCTTCAGGCTTTTAATGAAGCCCTGGCTGAGTACATGGGTTCTCCGGAAATGATGGAAAACGTAGCCGAGTACGGATACACGGAATCTCAGCTGCCCGGAGATATTACCACTGAAGAGGTTGTTCAGCGCCTCGAATAA
- the pyp gene encoding photoactive yellow protein — protein MEIVKFGSDDIGNVVSNLGDDKIDDLAFGAIKLDEKGTILVYNEAEGAITGRNPNDVIGKNFFTEVAPCTNQPEFHGVFDDGVKNGNLNTLFEYVFDYKMEATKVKVHMKEALSKDGYWIFVKRV, from the coding sequence ATGGAGATTGTAAAATTCGGAAGCGATGACATCGGAAATGTTGTATCCAATTTGGGTGACGATAAAATAGACGACCTTGCCTTCGGCGCAATCAAACTCGACGAAAAAGGAACAATTCTGGTTTACAACGAAGCCGAAGGTGCCATTACCGGACGGAACCCCAACGATGTAATCGGAAAAAACTTCTTCACTGAGGTAGCGCCCTGCACCAACCAGCCTGAATTTCACGGCGTATTTGATGATGGTGTGAAAAACGGCAATTTGAACACCCTCTTTGAGTACGTGTTCGACTACAAGATGGAAGCCACCAAGGTGAAAGTTCATATGAAAGAAGCTCTGAGCAAAGACGGCTACTGGATCTTTGTAAAACGGGTATAG
- a CDS encoding PTS sugar transporter subunit IIA, whose amino-acid sequence MMTLTEVSRYLQLSEKTVLKMVKNGEIPSAKIANQWRFSPSIIDDWITARMNVVPQNDLSRLIEREMDYVSLSRLIDPGSIIMNMRSRDRDGVLRELADLAQARELVKSSDTLFSKLVQREQMLSTGIARGIAIPHIRRPGETDIQEPAIVFGRSPEGIDFASLDGTKTHFFFLLLSDSETVHIRIMSRLAAMLRRDDAREQLRRAEQPQDILRFFVEYEPRLYHKEIDT is encoded by the coding sequence ATGATGACACTTACAGAGGTATCCCGGTATCTCCAGCTCTCAGAGAAAACCGTTCTGAAAATGGTTAAAAACGGTGAAATCCCCTCTGCCAAAATAGCCAACCAATGGCGCTTTTCCCCAAGCATCATAGATGACTGGATTACCGCCCGAATGAATGTGGTTCCTCAAAATGATCTTTCCCGTCTCATAGAGCGGGAGATGGATTATGTCTCACTCTCCCGGCTCATCGATCCCGGGTCAATAATCATGAACATGCGATCCAGGGACCGGGATGGTGTACTGAGGGAACTTGCAGATCTTGCACAGGCCAGAGAACTGGTGAAAAGCAGCGATACCCTGTTCAGTAAGCTGGTGCAGCGGGAGCAGATGCTTTCAACGGGAATAGCCAGGGGAATAGCCATCCCCCACATCCGCCGGCCCGGGGAGACGGATATTCAGGAGCCGGCCATTGTTTTCGGCCGTTCACCGGAAGGTATCGATTTTGCATCCCTGGACGGTACAAAAACGCATTTCTTTTTCCTGCTTCTGTCAGACAGCGAAACAGTTCATATCAGAATAATGTCCAGGCTGGCGGCCATGCTCCGGCGTGATGATGCCCGGGAGCAGCTGCGGAGAGCCGAGCAACCCCAGGATATTCTGCGTTTCTTCGTGGAATATGAACCCAGGTTATATCATAAGGAGATTGATACATGA
- a CDS encoding HAL/PAL/TAL family ammonia-lyase, with translation MEKSQSKWNLSISVSRESGGWVNCENIYRAYRSPGIISLEPEVLELAGTSREILERCIHRGDHIYGVTTGFGDDGTRDIPEKSRLELQEKLVEFHGAGSGPLLSPGESRAVFLCRIVSLAQGVSAVRPEFLEFMVKLFNLDVIPVLPSRGSVGASGDLTPLSYLAAMLQGKRRAWFGGEIRDSASVLQELGITPWKLGLKEGLAVMNGTAMLTALAAISLIEARSSARWCDRISSMTALSLGSSEEPFDSWVHQLKHHPGSIASAEEIRGSCELDSRPISRMERMGNIQPRYSMRCAPQTAGVLRDTVDLAELWIEREINSANDNPLFDPETGRVFHTGNFYGGHIAAACDYLRIALSTSAQLVDRQIQLLLEGSGSLRKNLAAGEEVTDFGLKALGISTTALSAEIQHFAAPVSVLSRPTESGNQDVVSMGSVSSLKLREQLDRMFLILAHGVTAGVRAVSQRDIKHRLSSELVKILEPAFQPPEEGALIDLQLQSVEKLIRRQDGIQE, from the coding sequence ATGGAAAAATCTCAAAGCAAATGGAATCTCAGCATATCTGTATCCCGGGAATCCGGCGGTTGGGTAAACTGTGAAAACATATACCGGGCCTACCGCAGTCCCGGCATTATATCCCTTGAACCGGAAGTCCTGGAGCTGGCCGGTACATCCCGGGAGATACTGGAACGCTGCATCCACAGAGGCGATCATATTTACGGTGTCACAACCGGATTCGGAGATGACGGCACCAGAGACATACCCGAGAAGTCCCGCCTGGAACTGCAGGAGAAACTTGTGGAATTCCACGGAGCCGGAAGCGGTCCACTGCTCAGTCCGGGGGAGTCCCGGGCTGTGTTCCTCTGCCGAATTGTCAGTCTGGCTCAGGGGGTGTCCGCCGTACGTCCGGAATTTCTTGAATTTATGGTGAAGCTCTTCAATCTGGATGTGATTCCGGTTCTTCCCAGCCGGGGCAGTGTAGGTGCCAGCGGCGACCTCACCCCCCTGAGCTATCTGGCCGCAATGCTCCAGGGTAAACGCCGGGCGTGGTTCGGTGGAGAAATCCGCGACAGCGCATCCGTCCTTCAGGAGCTGGGCATAACTCCGTGGAAACTGGGGCTGAAAGAAGGTCTGGCGGTGATGAACGGCACTGCCATGCTTACCGCATTGGCTGCAATATCTCTGATAGAGGCCCGCAGCAGCGCCCGCTGGTGTGACCGTATATCATCCATGACCGCCCTATCCCTGGGGAGCTCGGAAGAGCCCTTTGATTCCTGGGTACATCAGCTCAAGCATCATCCCGGCAGCATAGCCTCAGCCGAAGAAATACGCGGCAGTTGTGAGCTGGATTCCCGGCCCATATCCCGAATGGAGCGCATGGGTAACATCCAGCCCAGGTACAGCATGCGCTGTGCCCCCCAGACCGCAGGGGTTCTCAGAGATACTGTCGATCTTGCAGAACTCTGGATTGAACGGGAGATTAACTCCGCCAACGACAACCCCCTGTTTGACCCGGAAACCGGACGGGTGTTTCATACGGGGAATTTTTACGGCGGACATATTGCTGCAGCATGTGATTATCTGCGGATTGCCCTGTCCACAAGCGCCCAGCTGGTGGACAGACAAATCCAGCTGCTTCTGGAGGGAAGCGGCAGCCTACGGAAAAACCTGGCTGCAGGGGAGGAAGTGACGGATTTTGGACTGAAGGCTCTGGGCATCAGTACCACCGCACTTTCGGCGGAAATACAGCATTTCGCAGCCCCTGTCTCGGTGCTCAGCCGGCCCACTGAAAGCGGAAACCAGGATGTTGTCTCCATGGGGTCAGTGTCCTCCTTGAAGCTGAGAGAGCAGTTGGACCGGATGTTTCTGATTCTGGCCCATGGGGTGACGGCGGGAGTGCGGGCCGTATCCCAGCGGGATATAAAGCACAGGCTCTCTTCAGAACTGGTGAAAATCCTGGAGCCGGCATTCCAACCGCCGGAGGAAGGTGCTTTGATTGATCTCCAGTTACAGAGTGTTGAAAAGCTGATCCGCCGGCAGGACGGTATTCAGGAATGA
- a CDS encoding MFS transporter: MSEITKKEPALKHMLAYGSGDIYGGGSFFIIGALFLVFLTDVVGMKPSLAGVIILIGKIWDAVSDPAMGFLSDNTRSRWGRRRVFFLIGVLPVFLSFSLLWISVPGTPAAGFFYYLAAYLFFNSVFTMMLIPYNSLPAEMSKTYAKRSRMIAVRMVFSQLGVLLGAVAAKTLVELFPTETEGYMFMGLIFGGLYAIPWIFVFFGTYERDHSSEPPVRGFRTALVSILSEFATTMRNRSLRIHISMYLAAYLTMDIFNALFLFYLKDYLDREPLYQVLLGIVIGTQILTLYFVARSCSRIGNAPTYRRHIVIWAAGFLILGLVRPATPIPILIIPAVLIGIGLSGGAMVPYNMLAFVTDADEMITRRRREGTYAGVMTFIRKTAQALALFLVGLGLDAIGYIPASQGLDVIQSNETVSGIRWMLMSAPAVLLIFGFLISLKFSINPQNHRVLLKEIKRLKHGGRKADAEQQTRQILRDITGLHYEQLWSESGGG, from the coding sequence ATGAGCGAGATCACCAAAAAGGAACCGGCACTCAAACACATGCTTGCCTACGGCAGCGGAGATATTTACGGTGGAGGCTCATTTTTTATTATCGGGGCGCTGTTCCTGGTGTTTCTCACAGATGTGGTGGGTATGAAGCCTTCACTTGCCGGCGTGATCATTCTCATCGGAAAAATCTGGGATGCAGTAAGCGACCCTGCAATGGGATTTCTATCGGATAACACCCGAAGCCGCTGGGGAAGGCGAAGGGTCTTTTTTCTCATCGGAGTGTTGCCGGTATTCCTCTCATTCTCCCTGCTCTGGATTTCCGTCCCCGGAACCCCGGCAGCCGGATTTTTCTACTATCTGGCAGCGTATCTGTTTTTTAATTCGGTTTTTACCATGATGCTCATCCCCTATAATTCACTTCCTGCGGAGATGAGCAAAACATACGCGAAACGTTCCCGGATGATTGCAGTGAGAATGGTGTTCTCCCAGCTGGGAGTATTGCTGGGAGCGGTTGCGGCGAAGACCCTGGTGGAATTGTTTCCCACAGAAACAGAGGGCTATATGTTTATGGGCCTGATATTCGGAGGTCTCTATGCAATTCCATGGATTTTCGTATTTTTCGGTACTTATGAGCGGGACCACAGTTCTGAACCGCCCGTTCGAGGATTCCGCACAGCTCTGGTCAGCATTCTCTCGGAATTCGCAACTACCATGAGGAACCGTTCCCTGCGGATCCATATCAGCATGTACCTGGCTGCCTATCTCACCATGGATATATTCAATGCGTTGTTTCTTTTTTACCTGAAGGATTATCTGGACCGGGAGCCCCTGTACCAGGTTCTCCTGGGAATTGTAATCGGCACCCAGATCCTCACGCTCTATTTTGTTGCACGGAGCTGCAGCCGGATCGGAAACGCTCCTACATACCGGCGTCACATCGTTATCTGGGCCGCCGGCTTTTTGATCCTGGGATTGGTGCGCCCGGCAACACCCATCCCCATTCTGATCATCCCCGCCGTTCTTATCGGGATAGGACTCAGCGGAGGTGCGATGGTTCCCTATAATATGCTTGCCTTCGTCACCGATGCGGATGAAATGATTACCCGCAGACGCCGTGAAGGAACCTATGCGGGGGTTATGACCTTTATCAGGAAAACAGCTCAGGCTCTGGCTCTCTTCCTTGTGGGACTCGGGTTGGACGCCATCGGGTACATTCCGGCTTCTCAGGGGCTGGATGTGATCCAAAGCAATGAAACTGTTTCCGGAATCAGGTGGATGCTCATGAGCGCACCCGCAGTTCTATTGATCTTCGGATTCCTGATCTCTCTGAAGTTCAGCATAAACCCTCAAAATCACCGTGTCCTGCTGAAGGAAATTAAACGGTTGAAACACGGAGGCAGGAAAGCCGACGCCGAGCAACAAACCCGGCAAATTCTCAGAGATATTACCGGTCTGCATTATGAACAGCTCTGGTCCGAATCCGGGGGCGGATAG